One window from the genome of Microbulbifer sp. ALW1 encodes:
- a CDS encoding TonB-dependent receptor: protein MTLSDQPILARKHLLASAVSAVVGAAVFTFSGVAAAAPEIEEVTVTAQMRAESLKDVPMSVSAFTGDTIKNSNMSDFKDLFAMTPGISGETTDSYFDSVSVRGVNNNSFGSGSDPALGVFLDGVYQSRTGATPSMFDLERVEVVKGPQGTLFGRNTASGAISMTSRKPGETFGGEISVSTGQYGRADFEGAVDMPVSEDFAVRIAGMHQEQEGHVKNLAGGRKLGASEADAMRFTGVFTGFENTTVTLLAQYEDRMSDGTIYRALGTDGDYDEVYNDQQGTDQSEIGDAVLTVEHDFDSTTFTSITGYKTHDYTYVEDFDGTELPIDTFVRDQSGDFFSQEFRLTSNNSGPFNWVLGASYYQEDLDAYFAGVDAEDFICAGAMEVDYELDVDSSATCADLALAYPDEMDDAFWTGGDPWEYAPTAGMAIPGNVMIGDGMSVEESFTRGEYSGWGVFANTTFDLSDATSLGLGIRYTEDQKKYTVDSPWPDTWTGGWNYQAMFTDGPITGDNTWSNVSGRATLNHDFSESVTAYASVATGYKSGGFDYLTYRVTDPAFAEDEDTWLEDYEWTVDSSTAEPNNFNEEQVLSYELGVKARLLGNRLALNAAAFQYTYEDLQQAFFIGAAAVTRNVGESEGQGLEVDARWLITDNLDLYMGLAWLNTEFSGAPEELCDACDGNKMAFSPEFSSATVLTYTKDIGFGSMALTGEYTYTGEQFSDLENTDEVKLDSRGVVNLRASLTSPAETWTAGVYVENLTGEEFYHWGYAAADYNLPATQTDPSRGRVAGVSLDYRF from the coding sequence ATGACGCTATCTGATCAGCCGATTTTGGCCAGAAAACACCTGCTGGCCTCTGCTGTCAGCGCCGTAGTTGGTGCAGCAGTATTTACCTTCAGCGGTGTTGCCGCCGCTGCGCCAGAAATTGAGGAAGTTACCGTAACTGCGCAGATGCGTGCAGAGTCACTGAAAGACGTTCCGATGTCCGTCAGTGCCTTTACCGGTGACACCATCAAAAATTCCAACATGAGTGACTTCAAGGACCTGTTCGCGATGACACCGGGTATTTCCGGTGAAACCACAGATTCTTATTTCGACTCTGTATCTGTCCGCGGTGTGAACAACAACAGTTTTGGCTCCGGCAGTGATCCTGCGTTGGGGGTATTCCTCGACGGCGTTTACCAGAGCCGCACCGGTGCGACACCGAGCATGTTCGACCTCGAGCGTGTGGAAGTGGTCAAGGGCCCGCAGGGCACTCTGTTCGGCCGCAACACGGCGTCCGGTGCTATTTCCATGACCTCTCGCAAGCCAGGTGAAACCTTCGGTGGCGAAATCTCTGTAAGCACCGGCCAGTACGGACGTGCGGATTTTGAGGGTGCCGTGGACATGCCGGTCAGCGAGGATTTTGCAGTCCGTATCGCTGGTATGCACCAGGAGCAGGAAGGTCATGTGAAAAACCTCGCCGGTGGCCGCAAGCTCGGCGCCAGTGAAGCGGACGCGATGCGTTTCACTGGGGTATTTACCGGGTTTGAAAATACCACTGTGACCCTGCTTGCCCAGTATGAAGATCGCATGAGCGACGGCACCATCTACCGCGCGCTTGGCACCGACGGCGATTACGATGAGGTCTACAACGACCAGCAGGGTACCGACCAGTCGGAAATTGGTGACGCGGTACTGACCGTCGAACACGATTTCGACAGCACCACCTTTACCTCCATTACCGGTTACAAGACCCACGATTACACCTACGTCGAAGACTTCGATGGCACCGAGCTGCCGATCGATACCTTCGTGCGCGACCAGTCCGGTGACTTCTTCAGTCAGGAGTTCCGCCTGACCTCGAATAATTCAGGCCCCTTCAACTGGGTGCTGGGTGCCAGCTATTACCAGGAAGACCTGGACGCTTACTTCGCCGGTGTGGACGCGGAAGACTTTATCTGTGCCGGTGCCATGGAAGTGGATTACGAGCTGGATGTGGATTCTTCGGCGACCTGTGCCGATTTGGCTCTGGCGTATCCTGACGAAATGGACGATGCCTTCTGGACCGGTGGCGATCCCTGGGAATACGCGCCGACTGCCGGTATGGCAATCCCCGGCAATGTCATGATCGGTGACGGCATGTCCGTTGAAGAGTCCTTCACTCGCGGTGAGTATTCTGGCTGGGGTGTGTTCGCCAACACTACCTTCGACCTGAGCGACGCCACCAGCCTCGGCCTGGGCATTCGCTATACCGAAGACCAGAAGAAATACACCGTAGACTCCCCCTGGCCCGACACCTGGACTGGCGGTTGGAACTACCAGGCCATGTTTACCGATGGTCCTATCACCGGTGATAACACCTGGAGTAATGTTTCCGGTCGCGCGACCCTGAATCACGATTTCTCTGAGTCCGTCACCGCTTACGCCAGTGTGGCGACCGGCTACAAGTCCGGCGGTTTCGACTACCTGACCTATCGCGTAACCGATCCGGCATTTGCCGAAGATGAAGACACCTGGCTGGAAGACTACGAGTGGACCGTGGACAGTTCTACCGCGGAGCCCAACAACTTCAATGAAGAGCAGGTGCTTTCCTACGAGCTGGGTGTAAAAGCTCGCCTGCTGGGCAACCGACTGGCACTGAACGCGGCGGCCTTCCAGTACACCTATGAGGACCTGCAGCAGGCGTTCTTTATTGGCGCTGCGGCGGTTACCCGCAACGTGGGTGAGAGCGAAGGTCAGGGTCTGGAAGTGGATGCGCGCTGGCTGATCACCGACAACCTGGACCTGTACATGGGCCTTGCCTGGCTGAACACCGAATTCAGCGGTGCTCCGGAAGAGCTGTGTGATGCCTGCGATGGCAACAAAATGGCATTTTCTCCGGAGTTTTCCTCCGCGACTGTGCTGACGTACACCAAAGACATCGGCTTCGGTTCTATGGCGCTGACCGGCGAGTACACCTACACCGGTGAGCAGTTCTCCGACCTGGAAAACACCGACGAAGTGAAACTGGACAGCCGCGGGGTTGTTAACCTGCGTGCGTCTCTGACTTCTCCGGCAGAAACCTGGACCGCCGGCGTTTACGTCGAGAACCTGACTGGCGAAGAGTTCTACCACTGGGGTTACGCGGCGGCGGACTACAACCTGCCAGCAACCCAGACAGACCCGTCCCGTGGCCGTGTTGCGGGGGTCAGCCTGGATTACCGCTTCTAA
- a CDS encoding TetR/AcrR family transcriptional regulator — MSTAEQKRRKNQLSPRREPVQARARERARQILDTTGRLLEQVGLNDLTTILIAKELGVSVGSVYHYFPNKHAILYAMGEQWLASLTERLDELAAADLENLSLKAFLDDLVSRWVSVYREQRGLLPLVQAMWGIPELHELDERHDEMVINHLVDMFRRLGFTCPPNETNRLARATLETCHAMMLVIVNQQGVRSERTREDLLNMLLVLLESHRNDEKPSGLDDVEAP; from the coding sequence GTGTCGACAGCAGAACAGAAACGCCGTAAAAATCAGTTGTCACCCCGGCGGGAGCCGGTACAGGCCCGCGCCCGTGAACGGGCCCGGCAGATACTCGATACCACCGGTCGCCTGCTGGAGCAGGTGGGGCTCAACGACCTCACCACAATCCTCATCGCCAAAGAACTGGGTGTCTCTGTCGGTTCGGTTTACCACTACTTTCCCAACAAGCACGCGATTCTCTACGCCATGGGCGAGCAGTGGCTGGCCAGCCTGACCGAGCGCCTGGATGAGCTGGCGGCGGCCGACCTGGAAAACCTCAGCCTCAAGGCATTCCTGGATGATTTGGTCTCGCGCTGGGTATCGGTATACCGGGAGCAGCGCGGTTTATTGCCACTGGTGCAGGCCATGTGGGGTATTCCCGAACTCCACGAACTGGATGAGCGCCACGATGAAATGGTGATCAATCATCTGGTGGATATGTTCCGTCGCCTCGGTTTCACCTGTCCTCCGAACGAAACCAACCGGCTTGCCAGGGCTACCCTGGAAACCTGCCATGCCATGATGCTGGTCATCGTGAATCAGCAGGGCGTGCGCTCCGAGCGCACCAGAGAAGATTTGCTGAATATGTTGCTGGTGTTACTTGAGTCCCACCGCAATGATGAAAAGCCCTCCGGGCTGGATGATGTGGAGGCGCCTTGA
- a CDS encoding 5'-nucleotidase, with translation MSEATQAQAKPTNKLIIAISSRALFDLRESHQIYEEQGVEAFSAYQIERENDVLPKGEAFSLVEKFLQINSRLDGEPRVEVILLSRNSADTGLRVFNSIEHYGLNISRAAFCNGGSPYRYIAPFGCHLFLSTDGSDVRRALEQGIAAATLIPGGARQRGDDTLRFAFDGDAVIFSDEAEQIFKRDGLAAFTTAERASARLPLQGGPFKGFLEALQQLQSEFRPEQCPIRTALVTARSAPAHERVIRTLRAWNIRIDESIFLGGLPKGEFLGAFGADVFFDDQPNHCASAAAHVATGHVPHGVANLED, from the coding sequence ATGAGTGAGGCCACTCAAGCGCAGGCAAAACCTACGAATAAGCTCATTATCGCCATTTCCTCGCGGGCCCTGTTCGATTTGCGTGAAAGCCACCAGATCTACGAAGAGCAGGGTGTTGAGGCGTTTTCAGCCTACCAAATAGAGCGAGAGAACGACGTCTTGCCCAAGGGGGAAGCCTTTTCCCTGGTGGAGAAATTTCTTCAGATCAACAGCCGACTGGACGGCGAGCCCAGGGTGGAAGTCATCCTCCTGTCGCGCAACAGTGCGGATACCGGGCTGCGTGTTTTCAATTCCATCGAACATTATGGGCTGAATATCAGTCGCGCGGCCTTCTGTAACGGCGGTAGCCCTTACCGCTATATCGCGCCTTTCGGCTGCCACCTGTTCTTGTCCACCGATGGCAGCGATGTGCGGCGGGCGCTGGAGCAGGGGATTGCTGCGGCGACCCTGATCCCCGGAGGTGCCCGCCAACGCGGCGATGACACCCTGCGATTTGCTTTTGATGGCGATGCAGTGATCTTTTCTGATGAAGCAGAGCAGATCTTCAAGCGGGATGGCCTGGCCGCCTTTACGACCGCAGAGCGCGCCTCGGCGCGCCTGCCTTTGCAGGGCGGGCCTTTCAAGGGCTTCCTTGAGGCGCTGCAGCAATTGCAATCGGAGTTTCGGCCGGAACAATGCCCGATCAGAACGGCTCTGGTCACTGCCCGTTCAGCCCCTGCACACGAGCGGGTGATACGGACTCTGCGCGCCTGGAATATCCGTATTGACGAATCCATCTTCCTGGGCGGACTGCCAAAAGGGGAGTTTCTGGGGGCATTTGGTGCCGATGTCTTTTTTGACGACCAGCCCAATCACTGTGCCTCTGCGGCAGCCCATGTCGCCACCGGCCATGTTCCCCACGGCGTTGCCAATCTGGAAGACTGA
- the cysB gene encoding HTH-type transcriptional regulator CysB, whose translation MKLQQLRYIWEVAHHDLNVSATAQSLFTSQPGISKQIRLLEDELGVEIFARSGKHLTRVTPAGEAILKTAGEIMRKVENIKQVAQEFSNDKRGSLAIATTHTQARYALPTVIKSFIARYPEVSLHMHQGTPMQISEMAADGTADFAIATEALELFSDLVMMPVYRWNRCILVPRGHELCQLSKLTLEEVAKYPIVTYVFGFTGRSKLDEAFLEKGLSPKVVFTAADADVIKTYVRLGLGIGIVADMAAVEDEDSDLVALDASELFESSVTKIGFRKGIFLRGFMYEFIQQFAPHLTRELVEQAAQASSRAEVDELFSHIELPVY comes from the coding sequence ATGAAGCTGCAGCAGCTGCGCTATATCTGGGAAGTGGCTCACCACGACCTCAATGTATCTGCCACGGCACAAAGTCTGTTCACCTCGCAGCCGGGAATCAGTAAACAGATCCGGTTGCTTGAGGACGAACTGGGTGTGGAGATTTTTGCGCGCAGTGGCAAGCACCTGACGCGAGTGACACCTGCGGGAGAGGCCATTCTAAAGACCGCCGGCGAAATCATGCGCAAGGTGGAAAACATCAAGCAGGTGGCGCAGGAGTTCAGCAATGACAAGCGCGGTAGCCTTGCCATTGCCACCACGCATACGCAGGCACGCTACGCGTTACCCACGGTCATCAAGAGCTTTATCGCACGCTATCCGGAAGTGTCCCTGCATATGCATCAGGGGACGCCGATGCAGATCTCTGAGATGGCTGCAGACGGGACGGCAGACTTCGCAATTGCCACCGAAGCCCTGGAGTTGTTCAGTGATCTGGTGATGATGCCGGTGTACCGCTGGAACCGTTGCATTCTCGTGCCTCGCGGCCACGAACTGTGTCAGCTTTCCAAGCTCACGCTGGAGGAGGTCGCCAAGTATCCCATCGTCACTTATGTGTTTGGCTTTACCGGCCGCTCCAAGCTGGACGAAGCCTTTCTGGAAAAAGGGTTGTCTCCCAAGGTGGTCTTCACCGCAGCGGATGCGGATGTGATCAAGACCTATGTGCGTCTGGGGTTGGGTATCGGTATTGTCGCGGATATGGCCGCCGTGGAAGACGAAGACAGTGACCTGGTGGCACTGGATGCCAGTGAACTGTTCGAATCCAGCGTGACCAAGATCGGGTTCCGCAAAGGGATCTTCCTGCGTGGATTTATGTACGAGTTTATCCAGCAGTTTGCACCGCACCTGACGCGTGAACTGGTGGAGCAGGCTGCGCAGGCCTCGTCACGGGCGGAGGTAGACGAGCTCTTCTCGCATATCGAATTGCCCGTCTACTGA
- the pabB gene encoding aminodeoxychorismate synthase component I: MHIISLPYSTNTGVAFAALADLPCPVWLDSGQPGARGGRFDILSADPINNLTLTADDPAPFEALDDLLCELAPQEVDQQLPFCGGAIGYAGYELGSSGNYLPPDTRKTPLPAGRFGLYTWALIVDHQLQASHLVFHPACTDIQKRDLEARFRALDWRQPPRCSEAFQLRSPFRHEFEADNYQQKIRRILEYIQAGDIYQANFTQRFSASFEGNPLSAYLALREVAAGPFSAFLSLPEGQILSLSPERFILADGTFLQTEPIKGTAPRSEDPARDTALAQALTASRKDRAENLMIVDLLRNDFGKVCRRGTVRVPTLFELQSFANVHHLVSTITGQIPEDFGFADVLAATFPGGSITGAPKRRAMEVIRELELSPRGVYCGSIGYISSCGRADSNIAIRTLTASNGTIHCAAGGGIVADSDPAAEHRECLHKVRLLLETLEKRFS, from the coding sequence TTGCACATTATCTCCCTGCCCTATTCCACCAATACCGGTGTAGCCTTTGCCGCACTGGCAGACCTTCCCTGTCCGGTTTGGCTGGATTCCGGGCAGCCCGGTGCCCGCGGTGGTCGCTTTGACATTCTGAGCGCCGACCCCATCAATAACCTTACGCTTACCGCGGATGACCCGGCCCCTTTCGAGGCACTGGACGACCTCCTGTGTGAACTGGCTCCCCAGGAAGTGGACCAGCAATTGCCCTTTTGCGGTGGCGCCATTGGCTACGCGGGATACGAACTGGGCAGCAGCGGCAACTACCTTCCCCCAGACACACGCAAAACACCGCTACCCGCCGGCCGGTTCGGGCTCTACACCTGGGCACTGATCGTTGACCACCAGCTGCAGGCGAGCCATCTGGTCTTTCACCCCGCGTGTACGGACATTCAAAAGCGCGACCTGGAAGCCCGTTTTCGCGCGCTAGACTGGCGCCAGCCACCGCGCTGTAGTGAGGCCTTCCAGTTGCGCTCTCCGTTTCGGCATGAGTTTGAGGCGGACAACTACCAACAGAAAATTCGCCGTATTCTCGAATACATACAAGCGGGCGATATTTATCAGGCCAACTTTACCCAGCGCTTTAGCGCCAGTTTTGAAGGCAATCCGCTCTCCGCCTATCTGGCACTGAGAGAAGTGGCTGCAGGCCCCTTTTCCGCATTCCTGTCTCTGCCCGAGGGGCAAATTTTAAGCTTGTCTCCGGAGCGTTTCATTCTCGCGGACGGCACCTTTTTGCAGACGGAGCCGATTAAGGGCACGGCACCGCGCAGCGAGGACCCGGCGCGAGACACGGCACTCGCGCAAGCATTGACCGCGAGCCGTAAAGATCGCGCCGAAAACCTGATGATCGTGGACCTGTTGCGCAACGATTTTGGCAAGGTGTGCCGTCGCGGCACTGTGCGAGTACCGACGCTGTTTGAGCTGCAAAGCTTTGCCAATGTGCACCATCTGGTGAGCACCATTACCGGCCAGATACCGGAAGACTTCGGTTTTGCTGACGTACTGGCAGCCACCTTTCCTGGCGGCTCGATTACCGGTGCCCCTAAAAGACGGGCCATGGAGGTGATACGCGAGCTGGAGCTGAGCCCAAGGGGTGTTTATTGCGGGAGTATTGGTTACATCAGCAGCTGTGGTCGTGCCGATAGCAATATCGCGATCCGGACCCTGACCGCCAGTAATGGCACCATCCATTGCGCAGCCGGTGGCGGTATCGTGGCCGACTCCGACCCTGCAGCCGAACACCGCGAGTGCCTGCACAAGGTGCGTTTACTCCTGGAAACCCTGGAAAAGCGGTTTTCCTGA
- a CDS encoding pyruvate, water dikinase regulatory protein — protein sequence MNEQSGNNPPGQVTPYKKRTAFFISDGTGLTVEGIGHSLLAQFRDQPVEQVTLPYVDSEARVNQALQRIEQAASESGLQPIIITTIVSEQIRKQLHQSSALMLDVFESYLAPLANLFGKDPTRAVGLSHGIANDSRYSARIDAVHFAMDNDDGRRTREFESADVILVGVSRSGKTPTCLYLALQFGLRAANYPITEEDMDSTSLPKILRPFQHKLFGLTIDPRRLMSIRQERRANSRYASPEQCEFEVRQVEQMLRRAQVPYLDATELSVEELATRLMSQAGIERKIS from the coding sequence ATGAATGAGCAAAGCGGCAACAACCCACCGGGTCAGGTGACTCCGTATAAAAAACGCACCGCTTTTTTTATTTCCGACGGCACCGGCCTTACCGTGGAGGGCATCGGCCACAGCCTGCTGGCACAGTTCCGGGATCAGCCGGTTGAGCAGGTGACGCTTCCCTATGTGGACTCCGAGGCGCGCGTCAATCAGGCGTTACAGCGTATTGAGCAGGCCGCTAGCGAGTCCGGTTTACAACCCATCATTATTACCACCATCGTTTCCGAACAGATCCGAAAGCAGTTACACCAGAGCTCGGCCCTGATGCTGGATGTCTTCGAAAGCTACCTGGCGCCGTTGGCCAATTTGTTTGGCAAGGACCCCACGCGGGCGGTGGGACTTTCTCACGGGATCGCCAACGACAGCCGCTACAGCGCGCGTATCGACGCAGTGCACTTCGCCATGGATAACGACGACGGTCGGCGCACCCGGGAGTTTGAAAGTGCCGATGTGATTCTGGTGGGTGTTTCGCGCTCGGGTAAGACCCCTACCTGTTTGTACCTTGCCCTGCAATTCGGTCTGCGCGCAGCCAACTACCCCATTACCGAAGAGGACATGGATTCGACCTCGCTGCCGAAAATACTTCGCCCGTTCCAGCACAAATTGTTCGGCCTGACCATCGACCCGCGACGCCTGATGAGCATTCGACAGGAACGTCGCGCCAATAGCCGCTACGCCTCTCCGGAGCAATGCGAGTTTGAAGTGCGCCAGGTAGAGCAGATGTTGCGGCGGGCACAAGTGCCCTACCTCGACGCCACTGAACTCTCTGTTGAGGAGTTGGCCACCCGCCTGATGTCCCAGGCCGGGATAGAACGCAAAATCAGCTAA